The following are encoded in a window of Macadamia integrifolia cultivar HAES 741 unplaced genomic scaffold, SCU_Mint_v3 scaffold2776, whole genome shotgun sequence genomic DNA:
- the LOC122067237 gene encoding DNA mismatch repair protein PMS1-like produces MLLLISFFKWSLPLPSPFLSPLLVSLHGFGKIPEHSGLCIVRKNGFTLEEDVHAPPGCQFKLKAVPFSKNITFGAEDFKELISTLADSQGECSMISSYKMDTSDSVCPSRVRAMLASRACRSSVMIGDPLGRNEMKKILKHLADLKSPWNCPHGRPTMRHLIDLTTVRKT; encoded by the exons ATGCTTCTCTTGATATCCTTTTTCAAATGGTCTTtgcccctcccctccccctttctttctcccttattgGTTTCTCTTCATGGGTTTGGGAAGATTCCTGAGCATTCTGGTCTGTGTATTGTTAGGAAAAATGGATTTACTTTGGAAGAGGATGTACATGCTCCTCCTGGCTGCCAATTTAAATTAAAAGCTGTACCCTTCAGTAAAAACATAACTTTTGGAGCTGAAG ATTTTAAGGAGCTCATATCTACCCTTGCCGATAGTCAAGGGGAGTGCTCGATGATTAGTAGTTACAAAATGGACACTTCAGATTCTGTTTGCCCATCAAGAGTCCGTGCTATGCTGGCGTCGCGTGCTTGCCGTTCATCCGTTATGATCGGAGATCCACTGGGCCGAAATGAGATGAAAAAG atACTTAAGCATTTGGCGGACCTCAAGTCTCCTTGGAATTGCCCACATGGCAGGCCAACCATGCGGCACTTGATAGACCTGACAACCGTACGCAAGACGTAA